A single Montipora foliosa isolate CH-2021 chromosome 7, ASM3666993v2, whole genome shotgun sequence DNA region contains:
- the LOC138011632 gene encoding uncharacterized protein isoform X1: MLRLKPRLLLLLFLLLCYENLVGCAVREFFESEVESWVVERSSSSPDSLTFYMKPNYTCVYQWCEFKFNAEYLRVADDYSSCTCICKSGFPSFLPSMRRCINATVAASFAGCQQYLNGDTLDTVDLTSEKLNKDQTLKFGRNHKEDETCNLTGSYFHDYDGFQSFWRHVAEPGLFTLEMKGNDYLVEWQPDINGSLSGRIIRLTITCSASTPSTRCFLFKALGSVTYNASSSCSVCPSLPTLPSPVLSSFSSTSLPLAPSRPSLSSPSWPLSPSSPSPSPSRSPSPSPSSLSSLLLPLAKSSIASTPLAQLSSTLAVVISSSTGILLPELTSSYAGTQSKAVIMVSSIDPSWINPPQPSSSTEGTIEPGSQEAQTEKVGIGVLIGAAVGGASFFAAVVMIIILIFRKRRKFPGKSTEEVKKQVGNPVYGISGDEFQMEKPQGHAQQRYQDTPSNGQSNCVAVYSNPDSNYDSYCALYQTLEEQAPGSPVYLSLEKEIPGSPMYQSLNQGQEKPSGTTGLGVKRVGPEQSTSPNPKSSDIRPLTCNSTSKRPIVIPNPNVRGATGSTRPNPYSTGKLCQRPGFPQKPSEVNLHEDGADHGSTSDALYMDLERPKCGQDDGATYVTPTNANCETGFQNPCAEGDQVYTYLKGPEAQNCPESKPETAQEPLYNMLEDPDDEKQSHVGPSGSTYDPLLYNVVDKPESDGSRMPGPNKARPPTGCTNPAYEQTLDFDQSSTSPHGLGIQTESVYEPLT, encoded by the exons ATGCTGAGATTGAAACCGAGATTGTTGTTGCTGCTCTTTCTGCTTTTATGTTATGAAAATCTGGTTGGATGTGCAGTGCGTGAATTTTTTGAGTCGGAGGTTGAAAGCTGGGTCGTTGAAAGGAGTTCTTCATCGCCGGATTCTCTTACTTTCTACATGAAACCAAATTATACTTGTGTGTATCAATGGTGCGAGTTTAAATTTAACGCCGAGTACTTGAGAGTGGCCGATGATTACAGCTCTTGCACGTGTATTTGTAAATCGGGATTCCCTTCATTTCTTCCATCGATGCGAAGGTGTATCAATGCTACTGTAGCTGCCAGTTTTGCAG gTTGCCAACAATATTTGAATGGTGATACACTTGACACTGTTGACTTGACAAGTGAAAAACTAAACAAGGACCAGACACTTAAATTTGGTCGTAACCATAAGGAGGATGAAACTTGCAACCTGACTGGAAGTTACTTCCATGATTATGACGGCTTTCAGAGCTTCTGGCGACATGTTGCTGAGCCTGGGCTCTTTACACTTGAGATGAAGGGCAATGATTACTTAGTAGAG tGGCAACCAGACATTAACGGAAGCCTTTCTGGCAGGATCATACGTTTGACTATCACATGCAGTGCTTCTACTCCTTCGACTCGCTGCTTTCTTTTCAAAGCATTAGGATCAGTTACCT ATAATGCTTCTTCAAGTTGTTCAGTTTGTCCGAGCTTACCAACTTTGCCTTCACCAGTGTTATCATCTTTTTCATCAACATCTTTGCCATTGGCACCATCACGGccatcattatcatcaccatcatggCCACTATCACCGTCATCACCATCACCTTCACCATCACGGtcaccatcaccatcaccatcatcattatcgtcattgCTTTTACCACTAGCAAAATCATCAATAGCATCAACGCCATTAGCACAATTGTCATCAACACTGGCCGTTGTGATATCTTCAAGCACTGGAATACTGTTGCCAGAGTTGACATCATCCTATGCAGGAACACAAAGCAAAGCTGTTATTATGGTGTCCTCAATAGATCCATCATGG ATAAACCCACCACAGCCATCCAGTTCTACTGAAGGTACCATTGAACCAGGCAGTCAGGAAGCTCAAACCGAGAAAGTTGGCATTGGGGTACTGATTGGGGCTGCAGTTGGTGGTGCCTCATTTTTTGCAGCTGTAGTCATGATCATCATCttaatttttcggaaacggAGAAAGTTTCCTGG gaaAAGTACAGAGGAGGTGAAGAAGCAAG TGGGGAATCCTGTGTATGGTATTTCAGGGGACGAATTTCAAATGGAAAAACCCCAGGGGCATGCACAGCAAAGATACCAAGATACCCCAAGCAATG GGCAAAGCAACTGTGTAGCAGTCTATAGCAACCCTGACAGTAATTATGACAGTTATTGTGCTCTGTACCAAACCCTGGAAGAGCAGGCACCTGGATCCCCTGTGTATCTGAGTTTGGAAAAGGAGATTCCTGGGTCCCCAATGTATCAGAGTTTGAATCAAGGCCAGGAAAAACCATCCGGCACTACAGGACTTGGTGTAAAAAGAGTCGGTCCCGAGCAGTCAACATCACCAAATCCAAAGTCCAGTGACATTAGGCCACTTACATGTAATTCAACATCTAAACGTCCCATAGTAATTCCAAATCCAAACGTCAGAGGTGCAACTGGAAGTACAAGACCAAACCCATATTCCACAGGAAAACTATGCCAAAGACCTGgttttcctcaaaaaccgaGTGAAGTCAACCTTCATGAAGATGGTGCAGATCATGGGTCCACATCCGATGCCTTGTATATGGACCTTGAGAGGCCAAAGTGTGGACAAGATGATGGTGCAACTTATGTTACACCCACTAATGCTAACTGTGAAACTGGGTTCCAGAACCCTTGTGCTGAAGGGGACCAAGTGTACACGTATCTCAAAGGGCCGGAGGCACAAAACTGCCCAGAAAGTAAACCAGAGACCGCTCAAGAACCCCTTTATAATATGCTAGAGGACCCTGATGATGAAAAGCAGTCCCATGTCGGACCCAGTGGCTCTACTTATGACCCACTACTTTATAATGTTGTAGATAAGCCAGAATCAGATGGATCAAGAATGCCAGGACCAAATAAGGCCAGGCCTCCAACCGGGTGCACTAATCCAGCATATGAGCAGACGCTTGATTTTGATCAGTCATCTACTTCTCCCCATGGATTAGGAATACAAACCGAATCTGTCTATGAACCCCTTACATAG
- the LOC138011632 gene encoding uncharacterized protein isoform X2: MKGNDYLVEWQPDINGSLSGRIIRLTITCSASTPSTRCFLFKALGSVTYNASSSCSVCPSLPTLPSPVLSSFSSTSLPLAPSRPSLSSPSWPLSPSSPSPSPSRSPSPSPSSLSSLLLPLAKSSIASTPLAQLSSTLAVVISSSTGILLPELTSSYAGTQSKAVIMVSSIDPSWINPPQPSSSTEGTIEPGSQEAQTEKVGIGVLIGAAVGGASFFAAVVMIIILIFRKRRKFPGKSTEEVKKQVGNPVYGISGDEFQMEKPQGHAQQRYQDTPSNGQSNCVAVYSNPDSNYDSYCALYQTLEEQAPGSPVYLSLEKEIPGSPMYQSLNQGQEKPSGTTGLGVKRVGPEQSTSPNPKSSDIRPLTCNSTSKRPIVIPNPNVRGATGSTRPNPYSTGKLCQRPGFPQKPSEVNLHEDGADHGSTSDALYMDLERPKCGQDDGATYVTPTNANCETGFQNPCAEGDQVYTYLKGPEAQNCPESKPETAQEPLYNMLEDPDDEKQSHVGPSGSTYDPLLYNVVDKPESDGSRMPGPNKARPPTGCTNPAYEQTLDFDQSSTSPHGLGIQTESVYEPLT, from the exons ATGAAGGGCAATGATTACTTAGTAGAG tGGCAACCAGACATTAACGGAAGCCTTTCTGGCAGGATCATACGTTTGACTATCACATGCAGTGCTTCTACTCCTTCGACTCGCTGCTTTCTTTTCAAAGCATTAGGATCAGTTACCT ATAATGCTTCTTCAAGTTGTTCAGTTTGTCCGAGCTTACCAACTTTGCCTTCACCAGTGTTATCATCTTTTTCATCAACATCTTTGCCATTGGCACCATCACGGccatcattatcatcaccatcatggCCACTATCACCGTCATCACCATCACCTTCACCATCACGGtcaccatcaccatcaccatcatcattatcgtcattgCTTTTACCACTAGCAAAATCATCAATAGCATCAACGCCATTAGCACAATTGTCATCAACACTGGCCGTTGTGATATCTTCAAGCACTGGAATACTGTTGCCAGAGTTGACATCATCCTATGCAGGAACACAAAGCAAAGCTGTTATTATGGTGTCCTCAATAGATCCATCATGG ATAAACCCACCACAGCCATCCAGTTCTACTGAAGGTACCATTGAACCAGGCAGTCAGGAAGCTCAAACCGAGAAAGTTGGCATTGGGGTACTGATTGGGGCTGCAGTTGGTGGTGCCTCATTTTTTGCAGCTGTAGTCATGATCATCATCttaatttttcggaaacggAGAAAGTTTCCTGG gaaAAGTACAGAGGAGGTGAAGAAGCAAG TGGGGAATCCTGTGTATGGTATTTCAGGGGACGAATTTCAAATGGAAAAACCCCAGGGGCATGCACAGCAAAGATACCAAGATACCCCAAGCAATG GGCAAAGCAACTGTGTAGCAGTCTATAGCAACCCTGACAGTAATTATGACAGTTATTGTGCTCTGTACCAAACCCTGGAAGAGCAGGCACCTGGATCCCCTGTGTATCTGAGTTTGGAAAAGGAGATTCCTGGGTCCCCAATGTATCAGAGTTTGAATCAAGGCCAGGAAAAACCATCCGGCACTACAGGACTTGGTGTAAAAAGAGTCGGTCCCGAGCAGTCAACATCACCAAATCCAAAGTCCAGTGACATTAGGCCACTTACATGTAATTCAACATCTAAACGTCCCATAGTAATTCCAAATCCAAACGTCAGAGGTGCAACTGGAAGTACAAGACCAAACCCATATTCCACAGGAAAACTATGCCAAAGACCTGgttttcctcaaaaaccgaGTGAAGTCAACCTTCATGAAGATGGTGCAGATCATGGGTCCACATCCGATGCCTTGTATATGGACCTTGAGAGGCCAAAGTGTGGACAAGATGATGGTGCAACTTATGTTACACCCACTAATGCTAACTGTGAAACTGGGTTCCAGAACCCTTGTGCTGAAGGGGACCAAGTGTACACGTATCTCAAAGGGCCGGAGGCACAAAACTGCCCAGAAAGTAAACCAGAGACCGCTCAAGAACCCCTTTATAATATGCTAGAGGACCCTGATGATGAAAAGCAGTCCCATGTCGGACCCAGTGGCTCTACTTATGACCCACTACTTTATAATGTTGTAGATAAGCCAGAATCAGATGGATCAAGAATGCCAGGACCAAATAAGGCCAGGCCTCCAACCGGGTGCACTAATCCAGCATATGAGCAGACGCTTGATTTTGATCAGTCATCTACTTCTCCCCATGGATTAGGAATACAAACCGAATCTGTCTATGAACCCCTTACATAG